Proteins encoded within one genomic window of Thunnus albacares chromosome 13, fThuAlb1.1, whole genome shotgun sequence:
- the arhgap35b gene encoding rho GTPase-activating protein 35, with protein sequence MMAKKQDVRSPIYNLIVVGLSGTEKEKGQCGVGKSCLCNRFVRPSADDFYLDHTSVLSTSDFGGRVVNNDHFLFWGEVSRVLEEGPECRMHVVEQTEFIDDQTFQPHRSTAMQPYIKRAAATKLASAEKLMYFCTDQLGLEQDFEQKQMPEGKLQVDGFLLCVDVSRGMNRNFDDQLKFVTNLYGQLSKTKKPIVLVLTKCDEGVERYIKDAHTFAITKKSLPVVETSARSNINVDLAFLSLVQLIDKSRGKPKIIPYFEALKLQSQQIASAKDRYEWLINRIVKNHNETWLNTSRRMNTSPEYKEYVFLEGTAKCKKLFQQHVYRLKQEHIERRRKIYLSTLPLALSSLVPDLDEIDQLSWSGVQKVLESKQHFAHWFVVLEDSPWEDTSHIDNMEDERIPSDLLETAEAEEIFNAHLEHLRNECRRAEMRLEFKQKLASSPFVTPGKPWEEARSFIMNEEFYQWLEEPEYLDLYNRHQKEIIDRAKEDFQELLLEYSELFYELEVDAKPSKEKMGAIQEVLGEEQRFKALQKLPAERDALVLKHIHFVYHPTKETCPSSPHCGDSKIEQLLVSRFPTCYPFFDVKAHFGDTKADRINLVILGKDGLAREFANEIRALCTNDDWYVLDGKMYELTLRPIEGNVRLPVNSFHTPTFTPHGCLCLYNSKESLSYVVESLERLRESTLGRRDSQLAQLPTSLLLVTKRGVGSYVDIGGETALNLITQGQQVARRLQCSFLDPASPGVGYGHNVNETQINQVLRSLLDIRRSTSFSSSSPPLLPEPPGLRDSPHQPAPEADLRIVMCLMCGDSYDIEQLLSPFLMHQHCRPMSNSGTSVLLEQTVGGHKLAIELSLLSYHASFTLRKSRLVHGYIAVYSVTRKASLETLCAFLCEVQDIIPVQLLAVGDSQAELTDSDYAREQQIQGEELAHEIEGRFNSVVCGSGGVVGGLHRIEMFHPFLMEVVEKRNIVEATHMYDNVAEACTNENVYSPRCSSPSPVTMFLDSEDDVEPSPPYYDGTLTSHSGGFNLPDLDSSDISVISDIRDFENKLNNKLPPQVRVKPGVTFDFRKVSRNPYIDTLGHRRSLPSAVTWVPGGDVGYDPSDYAEPIDAVSKPRPSNEEIIYSVPHDSTQGKIITIRNSNRMHSNGNGSDSEADSSSLERRRKFSAAGVKPRLYRDRSKRLGKFSSFRTSFIGSDDEMGALPKSKEDDFGTLKGESLVNEESEDPKKRNILKSLRRTAKKTRPKPRPAIPKPPESNYFGVPLVNVVSPDRPIPLFIEKCVRFIETTGLNTEGLYRVSGNKSEMESMQRQFEQDHGLDLVEKDFSINTVAGALKSFFSELPEPLVPCALQVDLLDAFKINDREQRLYTMKDVLRKFPRENYDSFKYVVSHLHKVSQLSRVNLMTSENLSICFWPTLMRPDFSTMDALTATRTYQTIIETFIHQCAFFFYNQPFLDSPTGLAGLPASPTTTLTGSSAYSCYRSSPPHTTTHFSPLQQSPPTTPQSPLQSLLPPLHQHPHSHHSPAEQETL encoded by the exons ATGATGGCGAAAAAGCAAGATGTCCGATCGCCCATTTACAACCTCATTGTGGTGGGTTTGTCAggcacagagaaagagaaggggcAATGTGGGGTTGGAAAATCCTGCTTGTGTAATAGGTTTGTACGGCCTAGTGCTGATGACTTCTACCTGGACCACACATCAGTGTTGAGCACCAGTGACTTTGGGGGTCGAGTGGTTAATAATGATCACTTTCTGTTTTGGGGGGAGGTGTCACGGGTTCTGGAGGAGGGGCCTGAGTGCAGAATGCATGTTGTGGAGCAAACTGAGTTCATTGATGACCAGACATTTCAGCCACACCGTAGCACTGCTATGCAGCCCTACATCAAACGGGCAGCCGCAACCAAGCTGGCATCAGCAGAGAAGCTCATGTACTTCTGCACAGATCAGCTGGGCCTGGAGCAAGACTTTGAGCAAAAACAAATGCCTGAGGGCAAGCTGCAGGTTGATGGCTTCCTGCTATGTGTCGATGTCAGCAGGGGCATGAACCGCAACTTTGATGACCAGCTGAAATTTGTCACAAACCTATATGGTCAGCTTAGCAAGACTAAAAAGCCCATTGTGCTGGTCCTCACCAAATGTGATGAAGGAGTTGAGCGCTATATCAAAGATGCACATACCTTTGCTATCACTAAAAAGAGTCTACCAGTAGTTGAGACATCTGCACGCTCAAATATAAATGTGGACCTTGCTTTCCTCTCTTTGGTTCAACTTATTGATAAGAGCAGGGGCAAGCCCAAGATCATTCCTTACTTTGAAGCCCTAAAGCTCCAGAGTCAGCAGATAGCTTCGGCCAAGGATCGCTATGAATGGTTAATCAACCGTATAGTAAAGAATCATAATGAAACCTGGTTAAACACCAGTCGACGCATGAACACCTCCCCAGAGTACAAAGAATATGTCTTCTTGGAGGGAACAGCTAAATGCAAGAAGCTTTTTCAACAGCATGTATACCGTCTGAAGCAAGAACATATTGAGAGGCGTCGCAAAATATACTTGAGCACTCTTCCTTTAGCACTTAGTTCCTTGGTGCCTGACCTTGATGAGATAGATCAGCTGAGCTGGTCCGGGGTACAGAAGGTTCTAGAGTCCAAGCAGCACTTTGCCCACTGGTTTGTTGTTCTGGAGGACTCTCCATGGGAGGACACGTCTCACATTGACAACATGGAGGATGAGCGAATCCCTTCAGACCTGCTGGAGACTGCAGAAGCAGAGGAAATATTTAATGCCCACCTGGAACATTTGCGCAATGAGTGCAGACGGGCAGAGATGAGGCTGGAGTTTAAACAGAAGTTAGCTTCCTCTCCCTTTGTCACACCTGGTAAACCTTGGGAGGAAGCCCGCAGCTTTATCATGAATGAAGAGTTCTACCAGTGGCTTGAGGAGCCAGAGTACTTGGACCTGTACAACCGCCATCAGAAGGAGATCATTGACCGTGCTAAAGAAGACTTCCAGGAGCTCTTACTGGAGTACTCTGAGCTTTTTTATGAGCTTGAGGTGGATGCCAAGCCAAGCAAGGAGAAGATGGGGGCAATTCAGGAGGTTTTAGGGGAGGAACAGAGGTTCAAGGCACTACAAAAGCTTCCAGCTGAAAGAGATGCTCTAGTATTGAAGCATATCCACTTTGTCTATCACCCTACAAAGGAGACCTGCCCTAGCAGTCCTCACTGTGGAGACTCTAAGATTGAACAACTCCTAGTTTCACGTTTCCCCACTTGTTACCCCTTTTTTGATGTGAAAGCTCATTTTGGGGACACCAAGGCCGACAGAATTAATCTTGTCATATTGGGGAAGGATGGACTGGCCAGAGAATTTGCCAATGAGATTAGGGCTCTCTGCACAAATGATGACTGGTATGTGTTAGATGGGAAGATGTATGAGTTGACACTGCGACCTATTGAGGGAAATGTACGTCTTCCAGTAAATTCCTTCCACACCCCGACTTTCACACCTCACggatgtctgtgtctgtataaTTCAAAAGAGTCCCTCTCCTATGTGGTTGAAAGCCTTGAGCGACTTAGAGAATCAACTCTGGGACGAAGGGATAGCCAGCTAGCACAGCTGCCAACATCACTGCTTCTAGTCACCAAAAGAGGCGTAGGATCATATGTGGATATTGGTGGAGAAACTGCCTTAAACCTAATAACACAGGGACAGCAGGTTGCAAGGAGACTGCAGTGTAGCTTCTTAGACCCAGCCTCCCCTGGTGTGGGCTATGGCCATAACGTCAATGAGACTCAAATCAACCAGGTGCTGAGGAGCCTTCTGGATATTAGGAGGAGCACATCCTTTAGTAGCAGCTCCCCACCACTCCTCCCTGAGCCTCCAGGTCTCAGAGACTCTCCTCATCAGCCGGCCCCAGAGGCAGATCTTCGCATTGTCATGTGCTTAATGTGTGGAGACTCCTATGACATTGAGCAGCTCCTGTCCCCTTTCCTAATGCATCAGCACTGCAGGCCCATGTCTAATAGTGGCACTTCTGTATTGCTAGAGCAGACAGTTGGTGGACACAAGCTGGCTATAgagctctctctgctctcataCCATGCCTCCTTCACTTTGCGGAAGAGCAGGTTGGTACATGGCTACATCGCTGTGTACTCGGTCACCCGAAAAGCTTCCCTGGAGACCCTGTGTGCATTCTTGTGTGAGGTTCAGGACATCATCCCAGTCCAACTGTTGGCAGTGGGAGATAGCCAGGCAGAGCTCACTGATAGTGACTATGCCCGTGAACAGCAGATCCAGGGGGAAGAACTAGCCCATGAGATTGAGGGTCGTTTCAACAGCGTGGTTTGTGGATCTGGGGGTGTGGTAGGAGGCCTGcacaggatagaaatgtttcatcctTTTCTGATGGAGGTGGTTGAGAAACGCAACATTGTGGAAGCCACACACATGTACGACAATGTTGCTGAAGCATGCACCAATGAAAATGTGTACTCCCCACGCTGTAGTTCTCCCAGTCCTGTCACCATGTTCCTGGATTCAGAGGATGATGTAGAGCCATCGCCACCGTACTATGATGGCACACTCACTTCTCACAGTGGGGGCTTCAACCTGCCTGACTTAGATTCCAGTGACATTTCTGTCATCTCCGATATCAGAGACTTTGAGAACAAACTCAACAACAAATTGCCCCCCCAAGTGAGAGTTAAACCGGGTGTCACTTTTGACTTCCGGAAGGTGAGTCGCAACCCATACATAGATACACTGGGACACCGTCGCTCCCTACCCTCTGCTGTTACCTGGGTTCCTGGTGGGGATGTGGGCTATGATCCCTCAGACTATGCTGAACCCATTGATGCTGTTTCAAAACCCCGCCCTAGCAATGAAGAAATCATCTACTCAGTGCCACATGACAGCACACAAGGCAAAATCATCACCATCCGCAACTCCAATAGGATGCACTCCAATGGAAATGGCTCAGACAGTGAAGCCGACAGCAGCTCTCTTGAGCGAAGGAGGAAGTTCTCAGCAGCTGGGGTGAAGCCTCGCCTTTACCGGGACCGCTCCAAGCGTCTTGGCAAGTTCAGCAGCTTTCGCACGAGCTTCATAGGCAGCGATGATGAGATGGGAGCTCTTCCAAAATCCAAGGAAGATGACTTTGGGACCCTGAAAGGCGAAAGTCTGGTTAATGAGGAGAGTGAGGACCCAAAAAAGAGGAACATTCTCAAGAGCCTGCGACGAACAGCCAAG AAAACAAGACCAAAGCCCCGTCCAGCTATTCCCAAGCCCCCGGAGAGCAATTACTTTGGGGTCCCCCTAGTGAATGTGGTATCTCCAGACAGACCTATCCCACTCTTCATTGAGAAGTGTGTCCGCTTCATTGAGACAACAG GCCTGAACACAGAGGGTTTGTACCGTGTAAGCGGGAACAAGTCAGAGATGGAAAGCATGCAGAGGCAGTTTGAACAGG ACCACGGATTAGACCTAGTGGAGAAAGACTTCTCCATAAACACTGTGGCTGGAGCCCTCAAAAGCTTCTTTTCTGAGCTGCCTGAGCCCCTGGTGCCTTGTGCTCTGCAGGTGGACCTATTGGATGCTTTCA AAATCAATGATAGAGAACAGAGGCTATACACCATGAAGGATGTCCTGAGGAAGTTCCCCAGGGAGAATTATGATTCCTTCAAATATGTAGTGAGCCACTTACACAA GGTGAGCCAGCTGAGCAGGGTGAACTTGATGACCAGTGAAAACTTGTCCATCTGTTTCTGGCCCACTCTGATGAGACCAGACTTCTCCACTATGGACGCCCTGACTGCCACACGCACCTACCAGACAATCATCGAGACCTTCATCCACCAGTGTGCATTCTTCTTCTACAACCAGCCCTTCCTTGACTCCCCCACCGGCCTGGCAGGCCTCCCTGCCTCACCTACCACCACCCTCACTGGGAGCTCTGCCTACTCTTGTTAccgctcctctcctccccacACCACCACGCACTTCAGCCCCCTGCAGCAGTCCCCGCCCACCACCCCCCAGTCTCCTCTGCAGTCCCTGCTCCCTCCCCTCCACCAGCACCCCCACTCCCACCACTCCCCTGCTGAACAGGAGACACTGTGA